In Phycisphaerae bacterium RAS1, the genomic window TCGTACTCGAAGCCCAGCCTACTGTGCCGCTGCGCTTTCACCGTCGGACACGGAGGTCCGACGCTACGGCGCGTCGCTCGACGCGAGGCAAGCGCCCGTCCTAGCGGGTAGGCTGGGCTTCGTACTCGAAGCCCAGCCTACTGTGCCGCTGCGCTTTCACCGTCGGACACGGAGGTCCGACGCTACGGCGCGTCGCTCGACGCGAGGCAAGCGCCCGTCCTAGCGGCTTGCCGCCGGCACGTACTTCCTCTCCCCCGCCCCCGTATACCGGCTCAGCGGCCGAATGATCCGGTTGTTCGTGTACTGCTCAATGAAATGCGCCGCCCAGCCGCTGACGCGCGAGGCGACGAACAGCGGCGTGTACACGTCCACCGGCAGGCCCATGTAGTAGTACGTCAGCCCGCAAGGGTAATCGACGTTCATGAAAATTTTCCGCTGCTCGTGCATCACCTTCTGAATCGCGTAGTACACGTCCATCCGCCACTTCTCCGCGTGCGATTCGGCCAGCTTCGCCAGCTCCTTCTCCAGAATCCACGAACGATGGTCGCCGTTCTTGTAGACGCGGTGGCCGAAGCCGACGACTTTCTCCTTCTTGGCGATGGCGTTTTCCGTCCACGCGCGAGCCTCGGGGCCGCTCTTGAACTGGTTGATGAGGTGCATCGTTTCTTCGTTCGCCCCGCCGTGCAGCGGCCCCTTCAGCGTGCCGATGCCCGTCACCATGCCCGAGTAGATGTCGCTCAGCGTGCTCGCCGTCACGCGGCAGGCGAAGGCCGACGCGTTGTATTCATGCTCGGCGTAGAGGATCAGCGTCAGGTCGAGGATGCGGGCCGAAAGCGCCGCCGGCTCCTTGCCGAAGGCCAGCCACAGCGTCTGGGCCGCGTGCGACAAGCCCGGCTGCGGCTCGACCGGCGTCTTGCCCGCCAGGTAGTGCATGCGGGCGCCGATCATCGTCGGCACGATCGCGAGAATGCGCGTCGCCTTCTCGCTCAGCGCGGCCTTGTCATCGCCCTTGATCGGGCAGAAATGCCCCGCCATCGACATCGCCGTGCGCAGCATGTCCATGCCGGGCGTGTCCTTGGGCATGGCCTTAATCGCCTCCAGCACCGGCTGCGGCAGCTTTCGATAGCCGTCGAGCGCTGCTCGAAAACTCTTGAGCTGCGCCGCCGTCGGCAGCTCGCCATGCAACAGCAGCCACGCGACTTCCTCGAAGTTGCTGTGCTCAGCCAACTCCTCGATTGTGTAGCCGCAGTACATCAGGCTGTCCTGCATGACGGCGGAGATGTTCGTCTCACCGGCGATGATGCCTTCCAGGCCCGGACGGTAAAGCTGCTCGACGTTGCTCATGGCGTACCTCCGACTGCCGTATGTTGCTGCGATGTTCAAGCGGCAGTGTAACGTCGTGCGTCGCGGAATCGAAGCGCACCGAGCCCGGAACCGAGCCCCAAGCGCAAGCGCGCGGGGGCACTTTCAGGGTTGGGCGACACACCCACAAACACCCGCGCGCTCGCGCTTGGGGCTCGTATTGCGACTCTGCCGAACTACCGCGCACGCCCGATTTGCCGCTTCCACGCCCGCGCCCTGCCGAATCGCGGCGCATAGGCTATCATCGGAATCCCGGAAGCGCCGGCGCGGGCGTCCTTCGGGAGGTTCTCGCGTTTCGATGGAGACGTTTGTGCGTTTGACTGCGTTTTGTCTCTGCCTCGCCGTCGTGATTTCGGGCGGTTGCGCAGCGAATGAGAAGATGATCGAGCCGCAGCACGGCCCGATCACCGAACTGACCGCGGCCGAGGCGGACGCCCGGGCGGAGGCCGTCCGCCGCGACCCGCTGGCGTATCTGAAGAAAGTCACCGAGACCTGCCGCGCGCTCGACTCCTACCGCCTGAGCTTCACACGCTACGAACGCCGCGGCCTGCTGCGGATCCTCTATGGCCCGGAGCACATCGACTGCTGGTTCCGCCGCGAACCCTTCAGCATCCGCATGAAGTGGACCGACAAGGACACCAAGTACGGCGAGTCGGTCTACATCGCCGGGCGTCACAACAACAAGGTGCGATTCGTGCCGCGCATCTGGATGCCGCCTTTGCTGCCGGGCATCAACACGATTGATCTTGACACGCCGGTGATCTGGGGCGAGGCCAAGCGGCCGCTGACGGCCTTCGGGCTGCAGCGGCTGATGGAACAGACGATGGCCTCCGTCGACGGCGCCGGCGAAGACCTGATTCTGCGCTACGACGGCCTGCTGCGGCTTGAGGAAAGCGGCACGGCGGTGCATCACCTGCACATCGAGCTGCCGGCGTCGCGCTACAAGGTCAACGTGCAGGAGCTCTACGTTTCGATCGCCACCGACCTGCCCGCCGGAACGGTGCTGAAGTTTCCCAGCGGCACGATTGACGCCGCCTATTTCTACGCCAAGATCGACCAATCGTCGCCCGTGACCGACGCCGACCTGGTGATGGACTATGAGCGCGAGCGAATGCGCAGCAAGGGCAGCGGGACGGAGTAGGACCCGGTTGACCGGCGTTCCATCTCGCCTGCCGATCGCCGCCCTGCTCGTCGTCGCTGCGTCGGCGTCGGCCGCCCGCGCAGGTGACGGCGCCTTACCCCTCAAACTCGCGCCAGGCGACCATCTCGTCTACGAACGTCGCACACTGATCACGCAGGTTGGCAGCGAACGCGTCTTTCGCCGCATCGTCGATGAGGTACAGCTTTTCTGCCTGGCGCGGCAGGCGGACACCTGCTCCGTCCTGCTCGACCTGTCGCGCCGCGTGGACGAACACGAG contains:
- the prpC1 gene encoding 2-methylcitrate synthase 1; the encoded protein is MSNVEQLYRPGLEGIIAGETNISAVMQDSLMYCGYTIEELAEHSNFEEVAWLLLHGELPTAAQLKSFRAALDGYRKLPQPVLEAIKAMPKDTPGMDMLRTAMSMAGHFCPIKGDDKAALSEKATRILAIVPTMIGARMHYLAGKTPVEPQPGLSHAAQTLWLAFGKEPAALSARILDLTLILYAEHEYNASAFACRVTASTLSDIYSGMVTGIGTLKGPLHGGANEETMHLINQFKSGPEARAWTENAIAKKEKVVGFGHRVYKNGDHRSWILEKELAKLAESHAEKWRMDVYYAIQKVMHEQRKIFMNVDYPCGLTYYYMGLPVDVYTPLFVASRVSGWAAHFIEQYTNNRIIRPLSRYTGAGERKYVPAASR